One window of the Candidatus Jettenia sp. genome contains the following:
- a CDS encoding Uma2 family endonuclease yields MVYPLIKKSARKYTWNDYLSWPDDERWEIIDGVAYNMTPAPTVKHQVIAGKFFSRLEQQLTNKPCRPFIAPVDVILTEYDIAQPDVFVVCDKNKITDKNIQGAPDFVIEILSPFTALKDLREKKQLYERCGVREYLVVDPLEEYIERFWLDADAMYTKGEIFGPHEVFSCKSLEGVEINLWEIFEVERLKE; encoded by the coding sequence ATGGTATATCCTTTAATAAAAAAATCAGCCAGAAAATATACATGGAATGATTACCTTAGCTGGCCTGATGATGAACGGTGGGAGATAATTGACGGTGTGGCCTATAATATGACACCAGCTCCAACAGTAAAACATCAGGTTATAGCAGGCAAATTCTTTAGTCGTTTAGAGCAACAACTAACAAACAAACCATGCAGACCTTTTATAGCCCCTGTTGATGTAATTCTTACCGAATATGATATTGCCCAGCCAGATGTTTTCGTTGTATGTGATAAAAATAAGATTACCGATAAAAATATTCAAGGAGCGCCCGACTTTGTGATTGAGATACTCTCGCCTTTCACGGCTTTGAAAGATTTGAGAGAAAAGAAACAACTTTATGAAAGATGTGGGGTAAGAGAATATCTTGTCGTCGATCCTCTTGAAGAATATATAGAAAGATTTTGGTTAGATGCTGATGCAATGTATACGAAAGGTGAAATTTTCGGTCCTCATGAAGTATTTTCATGTAAATCGCTTGAAGGGGTCGAGATAAATCTCTGGGAAATTTTCG
- a CDS encoding type II toxin-antitoxin system HicB family antitoxin, whose product MKYKVNIKKTEEGYAVWVPGMPGCWSQGKTEEEALENIKDAIQAYLQTVDELSKDKESRYVEVK is encoded by the coding sequence ATGAAATACAAAGTTAATATTAAAAAAACAGAAGAAGGTTATGCCGTCTGGGTTCCTGGTATGCCAGGTTGCTGGTCGCAGGGTAAAACAGAAGAGGAGGCTTTAGAGAATATAAAAGATGCTATACAGGCATATCTGCAAACCGTTGATGAATTGAGTAAAGACAAAGAATCCCGTTATGTAGAAGTGAAATAG
- a CDS encoding putative toxin-antitoxin system toxin component, PIN family, giving the protein MAKAKIVQLGKKIFVCRDIEDNVLLECCIEANANILITGDRDLLSLKNLPYSFKILTPRKFIEEL; this is encoded by the coding sequence GTGGCAAAGGCAAAGATTGTTCAACTGGGAAAAAAGATATTTGTATGCAGAGACATCGAAGATAATGTACTGCTTGAATGCTGTATAGAAGCAAATGCGAATATTCTGATAACAGGCGACAGAGATCTTCTTAGTCTGAAGAATTTACCTTATAGTTTTAAGATATTAACACCACGAAAATTTATTGAAGAACTATAG
- a CDS encoding DUF6516 family protein: MIVNIGKLKEIAEIEFSDIVEDMIITDVNQCRIVLKDSSFIDVWYSLKISGRYSYHWERKHIDGSIYRHDNAPHKKWQYTRTFPKHFHDGEEEKVIESNINEIPDEGLREFLLFVRQKLNRLT, from the coding sequence ATGATAGTTAATATCGGAAAGCTCAAAGAAATAGCAGAAATTGAATTTAGTGATATTGTTGAAGATATGATAATTACAGATGTTAATCAATGTAGAATTGTCCTTAAAGATAGTAGTTTTATCGATGTATGGTATTCCTTAAAAATCAGTGGACGGTATAGTTACCATTGGGAAAGGAAACATATAGACGGATCGATATATCGACATGATAATGCCCCTCATAAAAAATGGCAGTATACAAGAACATTTCCAAAACATTTTCATGATGGGGAGGAAGAAAAAGTTATCGAGAGTAATATAAATGAAATTCCAGATGAGGGTTTAAGAGAATTTCTCCTTTTTGTAAGGCAAAAATTGAATCGTTTAACATGA
- a CDS encoding DUF433 domain-containing protein, protein MRITVYDILSYLAAGMTTGEILKISPT, encoded by the coding sequence ATGCGCATTACAGTATATGATATATTATCGTATTTGGCTGCTGGCATGACTACAGGGGAAATTCTAAAGATCTCCCCTACCTGA
- the ndk gene encoding nucleoside-diphosphate kinase yields the protein MEKTLIILKPDAVQRRLLGKIIARFEEKGFQILGMKMMQIPESLARQHYAPHEGKDFFEPLIRYTTSAPVVVMALKGKNAIEIVRKMMGATFGSKAEPGTIRGDYAISNRFNLIHGSDSPASAEKEIGIFFKKEELFEYNLTDIQWVYDMSTGDIV from the coding sequence ATGGAAAAGACCTTAATTATATTGAAACCAGATGCTGTTCAACGTCGCTTGTTAGGAAAGATCATTGCTCGATTTGAAGAGAAGGGATTTCAAATACTAGGGATGAAAATGATGCAGATTCCGGAATCCTTAGCGAGACAACACTACGCCCCACATGAAGGTAAGGATTTCTTCGAACCTTTGATTAGATACACTACTTCTGCCCCGGTAGTAGTTATGGCGCTTAAAGGCAAGAATGCCATAGAAATCGTCCGAAAGATGATGGGAGCCACCTTTGGCTCTAAGGCCGAACCCGGCACGATCCGTGGCGATTATGCCATCAGTAACCGTTTCAACCTGATCCACGGCTCCGACTCTCCTGCTTCTGCCGAAAAAGAAATCGGTATCTTTTTTAAGAAAGAAGAACTCTTTGAGTACAACCTAACGGATATTCAGTGGGTTTATGATATGTCAACAGGGGATATTGTATAG
- a CDS encoding DUF4416 family protein has product MGQISLPKPANLIIGILTSIPELLFQIDKILEEYFCPIDIRSDILPFTFTEYYNEEMGKGIQRQFYSFKKLIMPDEIALIKVQTNTLEETIASSKKYPVQRPINIDPGYLNESRLILASTKDFSHRIYLRDGIYAEVTLNYRGGRYEAFPWTFPDYKSVDYQNFFLKVREVYVKKLKKRCQK; this is encoded by the coding sequence ATGGGGCAAATCTCTTTACCAAAACCTGCAAATTTAATTATTGGTATACTAACAAGCATTCCTGAGCTTTTATTTCAAATAGACAAGATACTGGAAGAATATTTCTGCCCTATAGACATTCGAAGTGATATCCTACCTTTTACCTTTACTGAGTATTATAACGAGGAAATGGGTAAAGGCATTCAAAGGCAGTTCTATAGTTTTAAAAAACTGATTATGCCAGACGAGATAGCACTCATTAAAGTACAGACCAATACGTTGGAAGAAACCATTGCTTCATCAAAGAAATACCCTGTACAACGACCCATCAATATTGATCCTGGTTACCTTAATGAAAGCAGACTCATTCTGGCCTCTACGAAAGATTTTTCCCACCGTATTTATTTGCGAGATGGAATATATGCCGAAGTAACTCTTAATTATCGTGGTGGAAGATACGAGGCCTTTCCATGGACATTTCCAGATTACAAGAGTGTTGATTATCAAAACTTTTTCCTCAAGGTAAGGGAAGTCTATGTGAAGAAACTTAAAAAAAGGTGTCAAAAGTAA
- a CDS encoding proline--tRNA ligase — MKWSQTLIPTLKESPSEAEIDSHKLMIRAGLIRRITAGAYAYLPVGILVLNKVINIVREEMNRAGAVEVFLPALQPLDLLEESGRLSIFGDDLITFEDRHGKVTALGPTHEEIITDIVRNEISSYRQLPITLYQIQTKFRDETRPRFGVLRSKEFIMKDAYSFDVDYEGLNKSYKSMYDAYCRIFDRCGLDYIVVEADSGAMGGDVSHEFMVPSHVGEDVLIRCLQCGYSANRERAEAAPIPPENHMTPQLLKEVPTPNKRTIQEVSDFLQVKQNRMVKTMIYISNGQPIAILLRGDHEVNETKLTKVLGQETLALADHNTIEHITGAPVGFAGPVGLPVKIIADQAASVLCNFVTGANKPDMHLFNVNPERDFVIDQIADVRYVAKGDRCPKCYHEIDISQGIEIGHVFKLGTKYSDALKAKFLDATGKEKSMIMGCYGIGVNRIIAGLIEISHDENGIIWPLSLAPYKVIIIPVNVNDTPSMQMANQIYDDLTNNADIEVLLDDRDQRPGVKFKDADLIGIPIKIVIGKKFTETKELEIKLRKSGETFLVSPEEVRVRVKSLFEMLSKP; from the coding sequence ATGAAATGGTCTCAAACACTAATTCCTACTTTGAAGGAGAGTCCTTCAGAGGCTGAAATTGATAGTCATAAACTCATGATCCGGGCGGGTCTTATCAGAAGAATCACGGCAGGGGCTTATGCTTATCTGCCAGTGGGAATACTGGTTTTGAACAAAGTTATTAATATCGTGAGGGAAGAAATGAATCGTGCAGGGGCTGTCGAGGTGTTTCTTCCTGCACTTCAACCGTTAGATCTTCTGGAAGAGAGCGGGCGCTTAAGCATATTTGGCGATGATTTGATTACCTTTGAAGACCGGCACGGCAAAGTAACTGCATTAGGCCCTACCCATGAGGAAATTATTACGGATATTGTAAGGAATGAGATTAGTTCATATAGACAACTCCCGATCACCTTGTATCAGATTCAAACCAAGTTTCGTGATGAAACAAGACCGCGGTTTGGAGTTCTGCGAAGCAAGGAATTTATTATGAAGGACGCCTATAGTTTTGATGTGGATTATGAAGGACTCAATAAGAGTTACAAATCCATGTACGATGCGTACTGCCGTATATTTGACAGGTGTGGCCTGGATTATATTGTAGTTGAGGCAGATTCTGGTGCTATGGGAGGGGACGTCTCCCATGAGTTTATGGTTCCAAGTCATGTAGGTGAGGACGTTCTCATCAGGTGCTTACAATGTGGATACAGCGCCAACCGTGAACGCGCTGAAGCTGCACCTATCCCCCCGGAAAATCACATGACTCCTCAACTACTGAAAGAAGTCCCAACCCCTAATAAACGGACTATCCAGGAGGTTAGTGATTTCTTACAGGTGAAGCAGAACCGAATGGTGAAAACAATGATCTATATTTCGAATGGACAACCCATTGCCATTCTCTTGCGGGGTGATCACGAGGTTAACGAAACTAAATTAACTAAGGTTTTAGGGCAAGAAACCCTTGCGCTTGCAGACCATAACACTATTGAACATATTACGGGTGCACCGGTGGGATTTGCAGGTCCTGTGGGATTGCCAGTAAAAATCATTGCCGATCAGGCAGCATCTGTGCTTTGTAATTTTGTTACAGGGGCTAATAAACCAGATATGCATTTATTTAATGTAAACCCGGAAAGGGATTTTGTTATTGACCAAATTGCTGATGTTCGGTATGTAGCCAAGGGTGACAGATGCCCAAAATGTTATCATGAAATCGATATCTCACAAGGTATTGAAATTGGACATGTCTTTAAGTTAGGAACAAAATATAGCGATGCGCTTAAAGCTAAATTCCTGGATGCCACTGGTAAAGAAAAATCTATGATTATGGGGTGTTATGGGATTGGAGTTAACCGTATTATTGCAGGCCTTATTGAAATATCACATGATGAAAATGGGATTATATGGCCACTATCATTGGCTCCGTACAAGGTTATTATCATTCCTGTTAATGTCAACGATACCCCCAGTATGCAGATGGCAAATCAAATTTATGATGATCTTACGAATAATGCAGACATTGAAGTATTGCTGGATGATAGAGATCAGAGACCGGGAGTGAAGTTTAAGGATGCCGATTTGATTGGTATTCCAATAAAAATTGTCATCGGTAAGAAATTTACAGAAACCAAAGAACTTGAAATAAAATTAAGGAAAAGTGGCGAAACATTCTTGGTATCTCCAGAAGAAGTTAGAGTAAGAGTAAAATCTCTATTTGAAATGTTATCAAAACCTTAA
- a CDS encoding glycosyltransferase family 2 protein, whose product MEKLSVTIITLNEEENIRDALESVTWADEIIIVDSGSSDKTIDICKEYTEKIFYNPWPGHITQKNIAIDKAAYLWILSIDADERITPELAKEIKEVLQYPKADAYAMPRHVFYLGRWIYHSGWYPDYKVRLFKKNNARWGGVNPHDTVIVDGKLGHLNGNLVHYSYKNISHHVNTINNFTTISAGEYLKLGKRASLWNITLRPAGTFLKKYILKQGFRDGLPGFIIAVSSAYYVFLKYAKLWELINIIDYQDTKKGIKKR is encoded by the coding sequence ATGGAAAAACTTTCCGTTACTATCATAACACTCAACGAAGAAGAAAATATCCGCGATGCCTTAGAAAGCGTTACATGGGCTGATGAGATCATTATTGTCGATTCTGGAAGTAGTGATAAAACCATCGATATTTGCAAAGAATACACTGAAAAAATATTTTACAATCCATGGCCAGGTCATATAACTCAAAAAAACATTGCTATAGATAAGGCAGCCTATCTATGGATATTATCAATAGATGCTGATGAGCGGATCACTCCTGAGCTTGCCAAGGAGATAAAAGAAGTGCTGCAATACCCAAAAGCCGATGCCTATGCTATGCCGCGCCATGTCTTTTATTTAGGCAGATGGATATACCACTCCGGATGGTATCCTGACTATAAAGTAAGGCTCTTCAAGAAAAATAATGCTAGATGGGGAGGGGTAAACCCCCATGATACAGTTATTGTAGATGGGAAGCTAGGACATCTTAACGGTAACCTGGTTCATTACTCTTACAAAAATATTTCACATCATGTAAATACAATAAACAATTTTACTACCATTAGTGCCGGAGAATATTTAAAACTAGGCAAAAGAGCCAGCTTGTGGAATATTACATTGAGGCCAGCCGGTACATTTCTCAAAAAATATATCCTGAAACAAGGCTTCAGGGATGGACTTCCAGGTTTTATCATAGCTGTATCTTCGGCTTATTATGTGTTTTTAAAATACGCAAAACTCTGGGAGTTAATTAATATAATCGACTACCAGGACACAAAGAAAGGTATAAAGAAAAGATAA
- a CDS encoding glycosyltransferase, translating to MKILHINTEKTWRGGEQQVLYLVKGLRNRGYESGIICQPNSPLAERAKAEKLWVDEVRMRGSADPCAIFSLAKLLRRGYDILHLHTSNAHTLGLLASMLTKGHKTVVSRRVSFPIKHSLRRLKYMGIDKVIAVSEDIRKSLIHCGIPPQLVVTIHSAIDLNRYKKRNCEPSEPVVGIVAHLAEHKGHRYFLEAAKEVSTIIPTARFLVIGDGEKREELERYAKNLDIAERVSFLGFQKDIPQVISLCTITVLSSISGEGSPGVLKESMATGVPVITTNVGGSVEIVEDGITGLVVPPMNSKALALAMIKLLTNDKLRKNLAHEGLRKVNEFSVDRMVEKTEAVYKSLLS from the coding sequence TTGAAAATCCTCCACATAAATACTGAAAAGACCTGGCGAGGCGGAGAACAGCAAGTTCTTTACCTGGTTAAGGGATTGAGAAATCGGGGATATGAATCAGGCATCATATGCCAGCCTAATAGTCCTCTAGCGGAAAGAGCAAAGGCAGAGAAACTATGGGTTGATGAAGTAAGGATGAGGGGCAGTGCCGACCCCTGTGCCATCTTCTCTCTAGCTAAATTATTGAGAAGAGGCTATGATATTTTACATCTCCATACATCCAATGCCCATACTCTGGGGCTTCTAGCATCCATGCTAACGAAAGGCCATAAAACAGTAGTCTCAAGGAGGGTCAGTTTTCCTATCAAGCATTCTTTGAGAAGGCTTAAATACATGGGTATTGATAAGGTAATTGCTGTATCTGAAGATATAAGAAAGAGCCTCATACATTGCGGCATCCCTCCTCAATTAGTAGTAACGATACACAGCGCCATAGACCTTAATCGTTACAAAAAAAGAAATTGTGAGCCATCAGAACCCGTAGTAGGAATTGTTGCCCATCTTGCCGAACATAAAGGACATAGATACTTTTTGGAAGCTGCAAAAGAAGTCTCAACCATTATTCCTACTGCACGTTTTTTGGTGATTGGTGATGGAGAGAAAAGAGAAGAGTTAGAGCGATATGCAAAGAATTTGGATATTGCTGAGAGGGTATCATTTCTTGGTTTTCAAAAGGATATTCCTCAGGTAATTTCCCTGTGCACAATTACCGTCTTATCTTCCATTAGTGGTGAAGGCTCGCCAGGTGTGCTTAAGGAATCAATGGCTACAGGCGTGCCGGTTATTACAACGAATGTTGGAGGAAGCGTGGAGATTGTGGAAGATGGTATTACTGGTCTCGTAGTTCCCCCTATGAACTCAAAAGCCCTGGCATTGGCCATGATAAAGCTCTTAACCAATGATAAATTAAGGAAGAACCTGGCACATGAAGGTCTCAGGAAAGTAAATGAATTTTCCGTAGATAGAATGGTTGAAAAGACCGAAGCTGTGTATAAAAGCCTTTTATCATAA
- a CDS encoding lipopolysaccharide kinase InaA family protein, which yields MDFVKFYRDGYKLSIDERFQGITKWLLENIYKKESHPFHTSRHSIVWKTYYPALGELFIKTFKSEGFLFKIKDLFRGSRAYRAWKAGEMLESNGFCAPEVVAIGEKRSFGLLQESFLVTLPVKGSSLMEAFSSLTSLKAKREMVYQLGREIGKLHKFSIIHGDLLPVNIFIVMAEGRYLVYLLDNERTKQVSIITAKHRIKNLVQLNRMVVPGITASDRIRFFDAYLEENQSLKSDRNRILKRIGEITVKRVMKHRKIPLEKRNGITFRALMAWK from the coding sequence ATGGATTTTGTTAAATTTTACCGGGATGGATATAAGCTTTCTATTGATGAACGATTTCAAGGTATTACAAAATGGCTCCTGGAAAATATTTATAAAAAAGAATCACATCCTTTTCATACATCCCGCCATTCCATAGTCTGGAAGACTTATTATCCTGCACTTGGTGAATTGTTTATAAAAACCTTCAAGTCTGAGGGCTTTTTATTTAAGATAAAAGACCTTTTTAGAGGATCCAGGGCCTATCGGGCATGGAAAGCGGGGGAAATGTTAGAGAGTAACGGCTTTTGTGCTCCTGAGGTAGTAGCTATTGGAGAAAAAAGGAGTTTTGGGTTATTACAGGAATCTTTTTTGGTTACACTTCCAGTCAAAGGGTCTTCCCTCATGGAGGCGTTCTCATCACTTACTAGCCTTAAGGCAAAACGTGAAATGGTGTATCAGTTAGGGAGGGAAATAGGAAAGTTACATAAATTTAGCATTATCCATGGAGATCTCCTCCCAGTAAATATATTTATTGTAATGGCTGAAGGAAGATATCTTGTCTATCTTCTCGATAACGAGAGAACAAAACAGGTCTCTATCATTACAGCAAAACATCGGATTAAAAACCTGGTACAACTCAATAGAATGGTAGTCCCCGGGATAACCGCTTCTGACAGGATAAGATTTTTCGATGCTTATTTGGAAGAAAATCAGTCCCTTAAATCTGATAGAAATCGGATACTAAAAAGAATAGGAGAAATTACGGTCAAAAGGGTTATGAAGCATAGAAAAATACCCTTAGAGAAGAGGAATGGGATAACTTTCAGAGCACTTATGGCCTGGAAGTAA
- a CDS encoding glycosyltransferase: MRVAVIGYGTENTASTVFRYRACQKMWAEDGHLLDIYYIKKVTKDFWSRIKSYDAIINQKALLRPSFGRKLFAIGIPVFFDFDDAIWTRPKKPYSWFTQLKVNCRIRYWFKHVGIITANRVLADFANTFTDRVYVVPMALDLSIWKPAPKLPKKEIIIGWAGSPGNLWHLEKLQSVLEEVLTTYQQTRLAVFSGKKPDFTIPFDYYKYEPGKEAGFIQSLDIGLLPLEYEPYSMGKSPLKALQYLSCGVPVVGNIKGAASEFLTNKNSISVNSITEWKAALGRLIENQAEINQLGNAGIEYIRKHHNLYDTSKELQNIIGKKLSSV, from the coding sequence ATGCGAGTTGCAGTAATAGGATATGGCACTGAAAATACGGCAAGCACGGTTTTCCGATACCGCGCTTGTCAGAAGATGTGGGCTGAAGATGGCCATCTGCTCGATATTTATTATATCAAAAAAGTTACTAAAGATTTCTGGTCACGAATAAAATCTTACGATGCTATCATAAATCAAAAAGCGCTTTTAAGGCCGTCATTTGGACGGAAACTATTCGCCATCGGTATACCCGTATTCTTCGACTTTGATGATGCTATATGGACTCGGCCAAAAAAACCTTATTCGTGGTTTACCCAACTCAAAGTAAATTGTAGAATTAGGTATTGGTTTAAGCACGTTGGAATAATCACAGCCAATCGAGTCCTGGCAGATTTTGCCAATACATTTACCGACCGTGTTTATGTTGTGCCGATGGCCCTTGATTTAAGTATTTGGAAACCAGCTCCAAAATTACCGAAAAAGGAGATTATTATAGGTTGGGCAGGCTCTCCCGGAAATCTCTGGCATCTGGAAAAACTTCAAAGCGTTCTTGAAGAAGTCCTTACAACATACCAACAGACACGCTTAGCTGTTTTTTCAGGAAAAAAGCCTGATTTCACTATCCCGTTCGACTACTATAAATACGAACCCGGTAAGGAAGCAGGATTTATTCAATCACTCGACATTGGATTGCTCCCCCTTGAATACGAACCATATTCAATGGGCAAATCACCACTTAAGGCCTTACAGTATCTCAGTTGTGGAGTTCCTGTCGTGGGTAACATTAAAGGAGCTGCAAGCGAATTCTTAACTAACAAGAATAGTATTTCGGTAAACTCAATAACTGAATGGAAAGCGGCTTTAGGACGATTGATTGAAAATCAGGCAGAAATTAACCAGTTAGGAAATGCAGGTATAGAATATATCCGGAAGCATCATAATTTATACGATACATCGAAAGAGCTCCAAAATATTATTGGTAAAAAATTAAGCAGCGTTTAA